One Sulfoacidibacillus ferrooxidans DNA window includes the following coding sequences:
- a CDS encoding MaoC/PaaZ C-terminal domain-containing protein produces the protein MYFEEFFVGQRFELNPVTLTNDDIYDFASRFDPQPIHIDQEYSEQSAFGGIIASGFHTVSIIWGEWIRANRFGKEIIVGTGMDYIRWTAPVRALDTLYTNVEIIETTPSPKGKRGMVVLKFTSTNQDDQDVLHMQGSAYLKMQ, from the coding sequence GTGTATTTTGAAGAATTTTTTGTCGGACAACGTTTTGAACTCAATCCTGTCACCTTAACGAACGATGACATCTATGATTTTGCTTCGCGATTTGATCCACAACCTATACATATCGACCAAGAGTACTCCGAACAAAGCGCATTTGGAGGGATCATCGCTTCTGGTTTCCACACGGTAAGTATCATATGGGGTGAATGGATCCGCGCCAACCGCTTTGGCAAAGAAATCATCGTAGGAACGGGAATGGATTACATTAGATGGACTGCGCCTGTGCGCGCCTTGGATACTCTATATACAAATGTTGAAATCATCGAAACAACCCCTTCTCCAAAAGGAAAAAGAGGGATGGTTGTACTAAAGTTCACTTCTACCAATCAGGATGATCAGGATGTTTTACATATGCAAGGGAGCGCTTACCTTAAGATGCAATAA
- a CDS encoding PaaI family thioesterase, with protein sequence MDKHAYVQDYYPDDFSLCYGCGRLNDKGLQIKTRWNGDETLTEYMPRPEHTAIPGFVYGGLAASLIDCHSTGTASLALYRRDGHALGDDVPVPRCVTASLKTEFLKPTPLGPMMTIRGHITEVGKRKVIVQTELIVDGVVCVRGEVIAVMAPASMTGGHQ encoded by the coding sequence ATGGATAAGCACGCATATGTACAAGACTACTATCCGGATGATTTTTCTTTGTGCTACGGATGCGGCAGATTGAATGACAAAGGCCTGCAAATTAAGACGCGTTGGAATGGCGATGAAACCCTCACAGAGTATATGCCTCGTCCTGAACATACCGCCATTCCTGGTTTTGTATATGGAGGATTGGCTGCATCCCTGATCGACTGTCATAGCACAGGCACGGCTTCCCTTGCTCTCTATCGTAGAGATGGCCACGCACTTGGGGACGATGTACCTGTACCTCGCTGTGTGACTGCTTCACTAAAGACAGAGTTTTTAAAACCCACTCCACTTGGTCCTATGATGACCATCCGTGGTCACATTACTGAAGTAGGAAAACGAAAAGTGATTGTGCAAACTGAACTTATAGTAGATGGAGTGGTCTGTGTACGTGGTGAAGTCATCGCAGTGATGGCTCCAGCCTCGATGACTGGTGGCCATCAGTAA
- the arsM gene encoding arsenite methyltransferase: MDNLEQDQIRAEVRKHYSGVATRDSGESGCSTTNTSCCGSSSVRSADEVALKLGYGSEELSVIPEGANMGLGCGSPTKIAKLQRGEVALDLGSGGGFDCFIAAKQVGEQGAVIGVDMTPEMIAKARQLAHTNGYYNVEFRLGEIEHLPVADQTVDVVMSNCVINLSPNKLSVFKEAFRVLKPGGRVAISDVVASAALPEEMKADLTLLSECVSGAAPREDIELMLHEAGFHQIAVISHDAGQEVIKDWVPGSHAEDYVQSASITAKKPE; encoded by the coding sequence ATGGACAATTTGGAACAGGATCAAATCCGAGCAGAAGTACGCAAACATTACTCAGGTGTAGCAACTAGAGATTCAGGGGAAAGTGGTTGTTCTACAACAAATACGAGCTGTTGTGGTAGTTCTTCAGTCCGGTCTGCTGATGAAGTAGCATTAAAGTTGGGTTATGGAAGTGAAGAATTAAGTGTCATTCCTGAGGGTGCCAACATGGGACTTGGGTGCGGTAGTCCAACTAAAATTGCCAAACTACAGCGTGGTGAAGTCGCTTTAGATCTTGGGAGTGGCGGTGGGTTTGACTGTTTTATCGCAGCGAAACAAGTGGGTGAACAAGGTGCTGTGATCGGTGTTGACATGACTCCTGAGATGATTGCAAAGGCAAGACAACTAGCACATACCAATGGGTATTACAATGTAGAATTCCGCCTTGGGGAAATCGAACATTTACCTGTGGCAGATCAGACAGTGGATGTAGTGATGTCCAATTGTGTCATTAATCTTTCTCCCAATAAGCTTTCAGTGTTCAAAGAAGCATTTCGTGTTTTGAAGCCAGGTGGACGAGTAGCTATCTCTGACGTCGTTGCAAGTGCTGCACTGCCTGAAGAGATGAAGGCAGATCTCACCTTATTGTCTGAATGCGTGTCAGGGGCTGCACCGCGTGAGGATATTGAACTTATGTTACACGAAGCAGGATTTCATCAGATCGCGGTTATCTCTCATGATGCAGGGCAAGAAGTTATTAAAGATTGGGTTCCTGGAAGCCATGCGGAAGACTATGTGCAATCAGCGTCCATCACAGCAAAAAAACCGGAATAG
- a CDS encoding ArsR/SmtB family transcription factor, with amino-acid sequence MIFKALGHSVRFQLYMSLLQGVEEMDCKAIGLDDAACCVVDFTRQFSLAQSTISHHLRILQDAGLITQKRSGTYSLYSVNAETLDAMKMFMATLHVYESDNHTHPVGVQGL; translated from the coding sequence TTGATTTTTAAAGCATTAGGTCATTCGGTTAGATTTCAATTGTATATGTCACTTTTACAAGGTGTCGAAGAGATGGATTGTAAGGCAATTGGTCTTGATGATGCGGCATGTTGTGTGGTGGATTTTACTCGTCAATTTTCTTTGGCACAGTCGACGATCTCACATCATCTTCGCATTCTTCAAGATGCTGGATTGATTACGCAAAAGCGTAGTGGCACCTACAGTTTGTACTCTGTTAATGCAGAGACACTAGATGCAATGAAGATGTTTATGGCTACTCTTCATGTCTATGAGAGTGACAATCATACGCATCCTGTAGGCGTACAGGGACTGTAG
- the coaA gene encoding type I pantothenate kinase codes for MTSATKKFSPYLHFTRDEWAALRNSTPLTLSEAELGKLQGINEHVSMIEVTQIYLPLARLLNLYVDEVKNLYEATHVFLNTSARKVPFIIGIAGSVAVGKSTTARIVQALLERSSDNLRVDLVTTDGFLYPNRILLERGIMERKGFPESYHINALIQFLSDVKSGKPKVTAPVYSHLVYDIVPDQKIEVCQPDVLILEGLNVLQSPSHSSSKRHPQVFVSDFFDFSIYVDAKEDHVRHWYEERFQTLRVTAFRQPEAYFYRYSTLTKEEAHQVALDIWDRINGENLHENIAPTRNRADLILRKGRDHSVQSVSLRKL; via the coding sequence TTGACATCTGCAACAAAAAAATTTTCGCCGTATCTTCACTTTACACGTGATGAGTGGGCTGCATTGCGAAACTCTACCCCACTCACTTTGTCTGAAGCTGAACTAGGAAAATTACAGGGCATTAACGAGCATGTGTCAATGATTGAAGTGACACAGATTTATTTACCTCTCGCACGTTTATTAAATTTATATGTTGATGAAGTTAAAAATTTATATGAAGCTACGCATGTTTTTTTAAATACGTCGGCACGCAAAGTTCCTTTTATCATCGGTATTGCAGGAAGTGTAGCTGTTGGTAAGAGCACAACAGCGCGGATTGTGCAGGCATTGTTGGAACGCAGTTCAGACAATTTGAGAGTGGATTTAGTGACTACTGATGGGTTTCTCTATCCCAATCGAATTCTTTTAGAGAGAGGAATCATGGAACGTAAAGGATTTCCTGAAAGTTATCATATTAATGCACTTATACAATTTTTGTCTGACGTAAAATCAGGTAAACCAAAAGTGACTGCTCCTGTGTATTCTCATTTAGTATATGACATTGTACCAGATCAAAAAATTGAGGTGTGTCAACCAGATGTGTTAATTTTAGAGGGGCTTAATGTCTTGCAGTCACCGTCCCACAGCTCATCTAAACGTCATCCGCAAGTATTTGTATCCGATTTCTTTGATTTCTCTATCTATGTCGACGCTAAAGAAGATCATGTTAGACATTGGTACGAAGAACGGTTTCAAACGTTGCGGGTCACTGCATTTCGGCAACCAGAAGCATATTTTTATCGATACTCTACACTTACGAAAGAAGAAGCACACCAAGTAGCGCTCGATATTTGGGATCGCATAAATGGAGAGAATCTACACGAAAATATTGCACCTACGCGCAATCGAGCAGATTTGATTCTGCGTAAAGGGAGGGATCATTCGGTGCAAAGTGTTAGCTTGCGAAAACTCTAA
- a CDS encoding long-chain-fatty-acid--CoA ligase → MITPLTPLDWKRRATKLYPDKIAVVDDFEQFTYREFNERTWKLSHALYQLGIRETDHVAVMLPNIHQMLECFYAITQIGAVIVPINTRLHAQEVTYILDHSDSILAIADREFSHLFTDMKSRVPHLQTIIEVVHHGSPKDASPFSDIDYENLLQSAEPVVHEVLIDENQPLSINYTSGTTSRPKGVVLTHRNNYINAADVLLHMRITHEDRYLHILPMFHANGWGSVWTFTATGATHVCLRKIDSDHILDVFAKEQITIAFGAPTVINMLLYAPTIERYRPERAIRLATAGSPPPAAVIERAQRLLQMEITHVYGLTETSPLISYCEWNSEFAQLSSPARADIQARQGVEMIHNGETKVVMPDGQEVAWDGVQIGEIVTRGNVVMDSYYKQPDETAKAIRNGWFYTGDLAVVHPNGYIQIVDRAKDVIISGGENISSIEVENILFQHPAVLDAGVVATADEKWGEVPKAYIIVQEGKTVTAQELDEWCRERLAHFKTPKQYEFVSFLPRTSTGKLQKFKLRT, encoded by the coding sequence ATGATCACGCCACTAACTCCACTTGATTGGAAACGCCGCGCAACCAAGCTCTATCCAGATAAAATAGCTGTTGTGGATGATTTCGAACAGTTTACTTATCGCGAGTTCAATGAGCGCACATGGAAACTATCCCACGCGCTCTATCAACTAGGCATTCGTGAAACAGACCATGTAGCAGTCATGCTACCCAATATCCACCAAATGCTTGAATGTTTTTATGCGATTACACAAATAGGTGCCGTTATTGTTCCTATTAATACCCGCTTACATGCACAAGAAGTGACCTATATCCTCGATCATAGTGATTCTATACTAGCGATCGCCGATCGTGAATTTTCTCATCTTTTCACCGATATGAAGAGCCGCGTTCCACACTTACAAACGATTATTGAAGTCGTTCACCATGGATCGCCAAAAGATGCAAGTCCATTTTCAGATATAGACTATGAAAACCTCTTACAATCAGCGGAGCCTGTTGTGCATGAAGTGCTCATTGATGAAAACCAACCACTATCCATCAACTATACAAGTGGCACGACTTCTCGCCCGAAAGGAGTGGTTTTGACACATCGCAACAATTATATCAATGCAGCAGATGTATTACTTCATATGCGTATCACACATGAGGATCGTTACTTACATATACTTCCTATGTTCCACGCCAACGGGTGGGGAAGTGTGTGGACCTTTACAGCAACAGGTGCAACGCACGTATGCCTGCGCAAGATTGACTCAGATCATATCTTAGATGTCTTTGCAAAGGAACAGATCACCATTGCCTTTGGCGCTCCAACAGTAATCAATATGCTACTGTATGCACCTACTATTGAAAGGTATCGACCAGAACGGGCAATACGCTTAGCCACAGCAGGTTCACCACCTCCTGCTGCAGTAATTGAACGAGCACAGCGCCTTTTACAAATGGAAATCACACATGTATATGGACTCACTGAAACATCGCCACTCATCAGTTATTGTGAGTGGAATTCTGAATTCGCTCAACTGTCATCTCCAGCAAGAGCAGACATTCAAGCTCGCCAAGGGGTAGAGATGATTCACAACGGAGAAACAAAAGTTGTTATGCCAGATGGGCAAGAAGTCGCATGGGATGGAGTACAGATTGGTGAGATTGTAACTCGCGGCAATGTTGTGATGGATAGCTACTATAAACAACCTGACGAAACGGCAAAAGCTATTCGCAACGGCTGGTTTTATACGGGAGATCTTGCTGTAGTCCATCCAAATGGGTACATTCAGATCGTAGATCGCGCAAAAGACGTCATTATTTCTGGTGGTGAAAATATATCTTCAATTGAAGTAGAAAACATTCTTTTCCAACACCCAGCTGTGTTAGACGCCGGTGTAGTCGCTACAGCAGATGAGAAGTGGGGCGAAGTACCAAAGGCATATATTATCGTGCAGGAAGGAAAGACTGTAACCGCACAAGAATTAGATGAATGGTGTCGCGAGCGATTAGCTCATTTTAAGACACCTAAGCAGTATGAATTTGTCTCATTTCTCCCGAGAACATCCACAGGAAAACTGCAAAAATTCAAATTGCGCACATAA
- a CDS encoding SPASM domain-containing protein, with the protein MTTTQTLKGSELNVVQWQVTGHSQPLSTSYAHHMIDQIADIGTAKLVIRGDNPMQRKDLFSLIDYATSRNISVSLATEGIAKMSVRAAANARDAGISRWAIRMNTWPDLLDTLSAFRISELRPFRAGYLLADHDVPIEIDTTVTNANLKHLEQIADIAQYVFGAKTWNVEMGTPSKRVMSRQMVTADQAEHLLRWMYKETSMRTIQITTTDAPFYERIMLQERSKQSHDSSMPDADREITDDQLVTIGAQKIPHDGNGEIFISHQGDVYPSEHLPLIVGNIRKQELGDVYEHSPLLQELRTGDRLHGKCSECVFRNVCGGSRARAFAMTGDYMAADPLCAYVPTLTNSPVSPIQ; encoded by the coding sequence ATGACGACTACGCAAACACTTAAAGGATCTGAATTAAACGTCGTGCAATGGCAGGTGACCGGTCATTCACAACCATTGTCGACTTCCTATGCGCATCACATGATTGATCAAATAGCGGATATAGGAACAGCAAAACTTGTAATACGTGGTGATAATCCGATGCAGAGAAAAGATTTATTTTCATTGATTGACTATGCGACTTCAAGAAACATATCTGTATCACTGGCAACAGAAGGAATAGCGAAGATGAGCGTGCGAGCGGCGGCGAATGCTCGGGATGCAGGGATCTCCCGTTGGGCAATTAGAATGAATACTTGGCCAGATTTATTGGATACGTTGAGCGCTTTTCGAATATCAGAGTTAAGACCGTTTCGTGCCGGGTACTTGTTAGCCGATCACGATGTGCCGATCGAAATTGATACGACCGTTACGAACGCAAATTTAAAGCATCTTGAACAAATTGCGGATATCGCTCAATATGTATTTGGAGCAAAAACGTGGAATGTAGAGATGGGCACTCCCAGTAAGCGTGTTATGAGCAGGCAGATGGTTACGGCAGATCAAGCGGAGCATTTGTTGCGGTGGATGTATAAGGAGACCTCTATGCGCACGATCCAGATTACAACTACAGACGCGCCATTTTATGAGCGCATTATGCTACAAGAACGCAGTAAACAGTCTCATGATAGTAGTATGCCTGATGCTGATAGGGAGATAACCGATGATCAACTAGTTACTATCGGGGCACAAAAAATTCCGCATGATGGGAATGGAGAAATTTTCATTTCGCATCAAGGGGATGTTTATCCGAGTGAACATTTACCTCTCATCGTAGGGAATATAAGAAAGCAAGAACTGGGTGATGTGTATGAACATAGCCCGTTACTTCAAGAATTACGCACTGGCGATAGATTGCATGGGAAATGCAGTGAATGCGTATTTCGCAATGTGTGTGGCGGTTCACGGGCGCGTGCATTTGCAATGACTGGTGATTATATGGCTGCTGATCCTTTATGTGCGTATGTGCCTACACTCACGAACAGTCCTGTATCACCGATTCAATAA
- a CDS encoding heme o synthase has protein sequence MPAFESEGTRNLYWIQKVYRAAQAYYEVTKPRIQIMLLFTELCAMMVAHRGLPEFRITSAALLGLALSSGGSAALNMWYDRDIDAMMERTHKRPLPSGSITALEVLLFGLSLISLAFLVLYVWVNPLTAILAMLGAFYYVVIYTMWLKRRTPQNIVIGGGAGAFPPLIGWAAVTGHIELPALIMFAVIFMWTPPHFWSLALYRSDDYARAGIPMMPVARGARKTKKQSVLYAICLLLTSSLLYFTHTVSALYLVIAGAVGLLFITLTIFTLFESDTTFVWAKRTFAYSLLYLPLLFIFMIVSAAI, from the coding sequence GTGCCTGCATTTGAATCTGAAGGTACCAGAAATCTGTATTGGATACAAAAAGTATATAGAGCAGCTCAAGCTTATTATGAGGTAACAAAGCCGCGCATTCAGATCATGCTATTATTTACGGAGTTATGCGCCATGATGGTGGCACACCGAGGATTGCCTGAATTCCGGATTACAAGTGCTGCTCTGCTCGGCCTAGCACTATCTTCTGGGGGATCAGCCGCGCTCAACATGTGGTATGACCGAGATATTGATGCCATGATGGAACGCACGCATAAACGCCCTTTACCAAGTGGCTCGATCACTGCACTTGAAGTACTGCTGTTTGGTTTAAGCCTCATTTCACTTGCCTTTCTCGTGTTATATGTATGGGTCAATCCGCTTACTGCGATTCTTGCTATGCTTGGTGCTTTCTATTATGTCGTTATCTACACCATGTGGCTCAAACGCAGAACGCCGCAAAATATTGTCATTGGTGGTGGGGCTGGCGCTTTTCCTCCACTGATCGGATGGGCAGCAGTAACCGGTCATATTGAACTACCTGCGCTGATCATGTTTGCTGTGATCTTTATGTGGACGCCACCACACTTTTGGTCACTTGCACTGTACCGTAGCGACGATTATGCACGCGCTGGTATACCGATGATGCCTGTTGCGCGAGGTGCTCGTAAAACCAAAAAACAAAGTGTTCTCTATGCGATCTGCTTATTACTCACTTCTTCATTACTCTATTTCACACACACAGTGAGCGCACTGTATCTTGTCATTGCAGGTGCTGTTGGTCTCTTGTTTATCACTTTAACTATTTTCACACTGTTTGAATCCGATACGACTTTTGTTTGGGCGAAGCGAACATTTGCCTATTCTCTTCTATACCTTCCATTACTTTTTATTTTCATGATTGTGAGTGCAGCCATTTAA
- a CDS encoding COX15/CtaA family protein, with protein sequence MQFAQGHISKKITDILSVATPIGVFVVNTMGFIDTDTGSALGCGRQWPLCNNQLIPSSFDLHTLIEFGHRGLVGLVSILLISFGVFAWVNYGRFIEVRVLSLISVGFVVVEALLGALGVLFGDPPAELATHFGVSLIAFAAVLLLQIVISQIKRHTHDGTTHELMPLRPHAVTKSYESAVWFTFSYLYVAMYIGAYVASSGAADSFSGLVVPAESLQTPHHALWIDLLHRTIAAGLLLLIVHLVVQSYKFRAQRPDLWKGSLAALTFTILQIAAGIFLIDSHISLIAQILHTAVVTALFGVICYMALQVLPEPLARSKQTSDTLVPEH encoded by the coding sequence GTGCAATTTGCACAAGGTCACATAAGCAAAAAAATAACAGACATTTTATCTGTCGCCACACCCATTGGTGTTTTTGTCGTCAATACCATGGGTTTTATCGATACAGATACAGGCTCAGCACTCGGTTGTGGGCGGCAGTGGCCACTCTGTAACAACCAGCTCATCCCATCTAGTTTTGATCTGCATACGCTCATCGAATTTGGACATAGGGGTTTAGTTGGATTGGTCAGTATTCTATTAATTTCTTTTGGCGTGTTCGCTTGGGTCAATTATGGGCGCTTTATTGAAGTCCGTGTATTATCGCTCATCTCTGTAGGATTTGTTGTCGTCGAGGCACTCCTTGGTGCCCTTGGTGTCCTATTTGGAGATCCACCCGCAGAATTAGCCACTCATTTTGGCGTATCGCTGATTGCATTTGCAGCAGTACTTTTGCTTCAAATTGTCATTTCTCAAATCAAACGCCACACACATGATGGGACAACTCATGAGTTGATGCCATTACGACCTCACGCTGTAACAAAGTCCTATGAAAGTGCCGTGTGGTTTACATTTTCTTATCTATATGTCGCCATGTATATTGGGGCTTATGTTGCTAGTTCTGGCGCTGCAGATTCTTTTTCGGGGCTTGTTGTGCCTGCAGAGAGCTTACAAACGCCACATCACGCTTTGTGGATCGATCTCTTACATCGCACGATTGCAGCCGGTTTATTGCTTCTCATCGTGCACCTTGTCGTGCAATCCTATAAGTTTCGGGCACAACGACCTGATCTATGGAAAGGAAGTCTTGCTGCACTCACTTTTACTATTCTTCAAATCGCAGCAGGAATCTTTCTGATCGATAGTCACATCTCGTTGATCGCGCAAATCCTACATACAGCTGTTGTCACTGCTTTATTTGGCGTCATCTGCTATATGGCATTGCAAGTTTTACCAGAGCCTCTCGCGCGTTCAAAACAAACATCAGACACACTTGTCCCTGAACACTGA
- a CDS encoding heavy metal translocating P-type ATPase: MEATRTKPEQQVQEFELDISGMSCAACALRIEKTVGKLEGVETVHVNLASEKAHIILRDDTLREDAIIAAISKIGYGAKVVTKEDIRQTRKEKERAYQSDLREFWLSTLFTLPLLIQMFVMIKTNNSPLPTWVSFALATPVQFYVGRRFYKGAYYALINRSTNMDVLVALSSTVAYGYSVILWAQGHTELYFDSSATVITVIFLGKLLEKRAKLASSDAVSALANLEATTAHTIIFGQEKDIPVANLSIGDLVRVYRNEPAPSDGMVVAGSTMMDEQLLTGESLPVLKGPGDVIVGATINKGNPILVRITRTGEETLLAQIMHMVDAAQGSKAPIQRLADAISGIFVPIVLFLSVATFTFWAITRGLDAAFLPAVSVLVIACPCALGLATPTAIMVGAEIGAKRGILVKGGEFLERLTQIDTIVFDKTGTLTAGEMVVSDVWPLRGITSSTLIKTAAAIEAQREHPIAQAIYQRALEQGFTIEQANHTEVIAGVGVRGVVRGKKIFVGQPDIQAIRFSPHIEKQIDFYEAQGKTTVIVTSEGLPMGILALTDTIKPDAFSTIQRLSDISCRIVLVTGDNHHAAASVAQKLQIDEVYPSSSPSKKAQIIHELQTSGHIVAMIGDGINDAPALAAADVGIALGTATDVALEAADIAIMSSETTRVIQALELSELTMRKIRQNLFWALMYNLVGIPLAALGFLNPMVCGAAMALSSVTVVVNSLRLRQESAKLAG; encoded by the coding sequence ATGGAGGCGACACGTACAAAACCAGAACAGCAGGTTCAGGAATTTGAGCTCGATATCTCCGGCATGTCTTGTGCAGCTTGCGCACTACGCATAGAAAAAACAGTGGGTAAACTAGAAGGTGTTGAAACCGTACACGTCAATCTTGCTTCCGAAAAAGCACATATTATTTTACGCGATGATACCTTACGAGAAGATGCCATCATTGCAGCTATTTCTAAAATTGGGTACGGTGCAAAGGTTGTCACCAAGGAAGATATTCGGCAAACACGAAAAGAGAAGGAGCGTGCTTATCAGTCAGATCTTCGTGAGTTTTGGCTCTCTACTCTATTTACGCTCCCCCTTTTGATTCAGATGTTTGTGATGATCAAAACCAATAACTCCCCCTTGCCAACTTGGGTCAGTTTTGCCTTAGCTACTCCTGTACAATTTTACGTAGGCAGGCGATTTTATAAAGGTGCATACTATGCACTCATCAATCGATCCACCAATATGGACGTACTTGTTGCACTTTCCTCTACAGTGGCTTATGGATACAGTGTCATCTTGTGGGCACAGGGACATACGGAGCTATATTTTGATAGCTCCGCTACTGTCATTACAGTCATCTTCCTTGGTAAACTGCTTGAAAAAAGAGCCAAATTAGCTTCAAGTGATGCCGTCAGTGCCCTAGCCAATCTCGAAGCAACAACAGCACACACGATCATTTTTGGTCAAGAAAAAGATATACCTGTCGCAAACTTATCTATAGGCGATCTTGTTCGGGTTTATCGCAATGAACCAGCGCCAAGCGATGGCATGGTCGTTGCAGGATCAACCATGATGGATGAGCAGTTGCTTACAGGAGAATCACTTCCCGTTTTAAAAGGACCGGGAGATGTAATTGTAGGGGCCACCATCAATAAGGGAAATCCCATTCTGGTTCGAATTACGCGTACAGGTGAGGAAACACTACTTGCTCAAATAATGCACATGGTTGATGCTGCACAAGGATCAAAAGCACCTATACAACGTCTAGCTGATGCGATTAGTGGTATCTTTGTACCTATTGTGCTCTTTCTCTCTGTTGCGACTTTCACATTTTGGGCGATCACGCGAGGATTAGATGCTGCTTTTTTACCTGCAGTCAGTGTACTTGTCATCGCTTGCCCTTGTGCACTTGGGTTAGCCACGCCAACTGCCATTATGGTGGGAGCAGAAATTGGCGCTAAACGCGGCATTTTAGTCAAAGGCGGAGAATTTCTTGAACGCTTAACTCAAATTGATACGATCGTATTTGATAAAACAGGAACATTAACTGCAGGAGAAATGGTGGTCAGTGATGTATGGCCACTACGCGGAATCACATCTTCCACTTTAATCAAAACTGCAGCTGCAATTGAAGCGCAACGCGAGCATCCGATTGCACAAGCCATTTACCAAAGAGCACTCGAACAAGGATTTACCATCGAGCAAGCCAATCATACTGAGGTTATTGCAGGTGTTGGTGTACGTGGTGTGGTTCGGGGGAAAAAAATCTTTGTAGGACAACCAGATATACAAGCCATACGCTTTAGTCCACACATAGAAAAACAGATTGACTTTTATGAGGCACAAGGGAAAACCACTGTGATTGTAACAAGTGAAGGGTTGCCTATGGGAATTCTTGCATTAACAGATACCATCAAGCCAGACGCATTTTCTACCATCCAGAGATTGAGCGATATCTCTTGTCGGATTGTGCTAGTTACTGGGGACAACCATCATGCGGCAGCATCCGTTGCACAAAAACTGCAGATCGATGAAGTATATCCTAGCAGTTCTCCATCGAAAAAGGCCCAAATCATACACGAATTACAAACGTCCGGACATATCGTTGCCATGATTGGCGACGGTATTAATGATGCCCCAGCACTAGCAGCAGCAGACGTAGGAATAGCACTAGGGACTGCAACAGATGTCGCACTTGAAGCTGCAGATATAGCCATTATGAGTTCAGAAACAACGCGGGTCATTCAGGCGCTTGAGCTTAGTGAACTCACCATGCGCAAAATTCGTCAAAATCTCTTTTGGGCTTTGATGTATAATCTCGTAGGCATTCCACTTGCTGCACTTGGATTTTTAAACCCGATGGTTTGCGGTGCAGCGATGGCACTTAGTTCGGTTACAGTAGTAGTCAATAGCCTACGTCTGCGCCAAGAAAGCGCAAAACTAGCGGGTTAA